In one Bufo gargarizans isolate SCDJY-AF-19 chromosome 11, ASM1485885v1, whole genome shotgun sequence genomic region, the following are encoded:
- the DENND11 gene encoding DENN domain-containing protein 11, which yields MAGRTDRAPLLDWAEAPAVSPIPEGDHDGKWPRGYGASWSRTPPGELCPLPQLEDDHIVAVFVVTFDSRSGNIVEWCLPQDIDLEGVEFKSMASGSHRVQSDFIYFRKGGFFGLACFANMPVESELERGARMKSVGILSPSYTLLYRYMHFLENQVRHQLELPGHYTPLEAFYEDKKGVLPAGITPQSCQPSVHWLSSIHKHLYPEMKITHPAGCMSQFIKFFGEQIFVLWKFALLRKRILIFSPPPVGVVCYRVYCCCCLANVTLPGVGVTAPESKPFFYVNVADIETLDDEVSYVACTTEKIFEQKQDLYDVYVDNQNVKTHLEHLQPLLRINSADKEKYRRLNDQRQLLMYTQEVDRDCSSCEEDLFILFFMEQNNRIFQILLEVASSQDKTLTADHARSMGLDPQGDRSFLVDLLEVYGFDLMLVIDNPCCP from the exons ATGGCCGGGCGAACTGACCGGGCTCCGCTTCTGGACTGGGCCGAGGCGCCGGCTGTTAGTCCTATCCCGGAGGGAGACCACGACGGCAAATGGCCCCGGGGCTATGGGGCGAGCTGGAGCCGTACCCCACCGGGGGAGCTGTGCCCCCTGCCCCAGCTGGAGGATGATCACATAGTGGCGGTGTTCGTGGTCACATTCGATTCCAGGAGCG GGAACATCGTGGAGTGGTGTCTGCCTCAAGACATAGACCTGGAAGGAGTGGAGTTTAAATCCATGGCCAGCGGTTCACACAGGGTCCAGTCAGATTTCAT TTACTTTCGTAAAGGCGGCTTCTTCGGCCTGGCTTGTTTTGCCAACATGCCAGTGGAGAGCGAGCTGGAGAGAGGAGCACGGATGAAGTCTGTGGGGATCCTGTCACCGTCTTACACACTGCTGTATCGCTACATGCACTTTCTGGAGAACCAAGTCCG GCATCAGCTGGAACTCCCTGGCCACTACACACCTCTGGAGGCCTTTTATGAAGACAAGAAAGGGGTCTTACCTGCTGGCATCACCCCCCAGTCCTGCCAACCTAGTGTACACTGGCTGTCATCTATACACAAGCACTTGTACCCGGAGATGAAG ATCACCCACCCTGCCGGCTGTATGTCTCAGTTCATAAAGTTTTTCGGGGAGCAGATCTTTGTCCTCTGGAAGTTTGCTCTACTACGGAAACGTATCCTGATATTTTCACCACCTCCTGTAGGCGTTGTCTGCTACAGAG tcTACTGCTGTTGCTGCCTTGCCAATGTTACTTTGCCTGGTGTTGGCGTTACCGCTCCTGAGTCGAAGCCTTTCTTCTATGTAAATGTTGCTGATATTGAAACCCTTGATGATGAGGTTTCCTATGTGGCCT GTACAACAGAGAAGATCTTTGAGCAGAAGCAGGATCTCTATGATGTTTATGTAGATAACCAAAATGTGAAGACTCACCTGGAACATCTCCAGCCCCTTCTGAGGATCAACAGTGCGGACAAAGAGAAATACCGCCGGCTTAATGATCAGAG ACAACTGCTGATGTACACACAGGAGGTAGACAGGGACTGTTCATCCTGTGAGGAGGATCTCTTCATTCT CTTCTTCATGGAGCAGAATAACAGGATATTCCAGATCCTTCTTGAGGTGGCATCGAGCCAGGATAAGACTCTCACAGCTGATCACGCCCGTAGCATGGGCCTAGACCCACAGGGCGACCGGAGCTTCCTCGTGGACCTTCTGGAAGTGTACGGTTTTGATCTGATGCTGGTCATCGACAACCCGTGTTGTCCCTGA